The nucleotide window CCATCTGCTCTTGAGAAGTCCCATTTTTTCCATTTTTTGAAGCAGAGGATAAAGCGTTCCCGGACTTACTTTGTAACCATGAGATTCGAGCTCTTTCATCATGAAAGCTCCGGTTATGGGCTCTTTGCTCGCATGGTGGAGTATGTGTAACCCCATAAAGCCGAGGATAATGCGTCGCATCATATCGAGCACCGATATC belongs to Thermococcus bergensis and includes:
- a CDS encoding PadR family transcriptional regulator gives rise to the protein MMRRIILGFMGLHILHHASKEPITGAFMMKELESHGYKVSPGTLYPLLQKMEKMGLLKSRWEVQNGKRVRLYEITQAGIEVLEEGKKKVRELCREILGDEK